A genome region from Rhodanobacter thiooxydans includes the following:
- the rnd gene encoding ribonuclease D encodes MSPPETAAADWIAHPDALQAWLAAVPAGAAVGLDTEFMRRNTFYPQLALLQLGWNGRYALVDPLAFDIGAALQPRLGSGAAVTIMHSAGEDLETLAPLLPEGPGQLFDTQIAAAFAGMGLGISYRALVAELAGVELDKGETRSDWLQRPLTDSQRNYAALDVVYLKTLHEQLAERLQRRDRSAWHAEDCARLKLRASHREGDPQPQRALRGAADWPPAQQALLRRLLLWRDRSARRLDVPRPWLLDDALALNLAQQPPRSLGDLEQRSRGQRALRSAQRGELFELLAATVSDEEIAATARIPGHPQGEAKKALAAMKTLVDHLAGELDLPPGLLCPRKVLEEYVVTTEWPEFLEGWRREVLHERLPALLPG; translated from the coding sequence ATGTCGCCACCCGAAACCGCTGCCGCCGACTGGATCGCCCACCCCGACGCCTTGCAGGCGTGGCTGGCCGCAGTACCCGCCGGCGCCGCTGTCGGCCTGGACACCGAGTTCATGCGTCGCAACACGTTCTATCCGCAACTGGCGCTGCTGCAGCTGGGCTGGAACGGCCGTTACGCGCTGGTCGACCCGCTCGCCTTCGACATCGGCGCAGCGCTGCAGCCGCGGCTCGGCAGCGGCGCGGCGGTCACCATCATGCACAGCGCCGGCGAGGATCTGGAAACCCTCGCGCCGCTGCTGCCGGAGGGGCCGGGCCAGCTGTTCGACACGCAGATCGCCGCCGCCTTCGCCGGCATGGGTCTGGGCATCAGCTATCGCGCGCTGGTCGCCGAACTGGCCGGGGTGGAGCTGGACAAGGGCGAGACCCGTTCGGACTGGCTGCAGCGTCCGCTCACCGACTCGCAGCGCAACTATGCCGCGCTGGATGTGGTGTACCTGAAGACCCTCCACGAACAACTGGCCGAACGCCTGCAGCGACGTGACCGCAGCGCCTGGCATGCCGAGGACTGCGCGCGCCTGAAGCTGCGCGCCAGCCATCGCGAAGGCGACCCGCAGCCACAGCGCGCGCTGCGCGGCGCCGCCGACTGGCCGCCAGCACAGCAAGCCCTGCTGCGCCGCCTGCTGCTGTGGCGCGACCGCAGCGCCCGCCGCCTCGACGTGCCGCGCCCATGGCTGCTCGACGACGCCCTGGCGCTCAACCTCGCCCAGCAGCCGCCGCGCAGCCTCGGCGATCTCGAACAGCGCAGCCGTGGTCAGCGTGCGCTGCGCTCGGCCCAGCGCGGCGAGCTGTTCGAGCTGCTCGCCGCCACCGTCAGCGACGAGGAAATCGCCGCCACCGCGCGCATTCCCGGCCACCCCCAGGGTGAGGCGAAGAAGGCGCTGGCCGCAATGAAGACGCTGGTCGACCACCTCGCCGGCGAACTCGACCTGCCGCCCGGCCTGCTGTGCCCGCGCAAGGTGCTGGAGGAGTACGTGGTCACCACCGAGTGGCCCGAGTTCCTCGAAGGCTGGCGCCGCGAGGTGCTGCACGAGCGCCTGCCCGCGCTGCTCCCCGGCTGA
- the ppk1 gene encoding polyphosphate kinase 1, with translation MTSRLIRETLPTDVAANDAAASVPGPDLGDGRLYIHRELSQLKFNIRVLDQALDERTPLLERLKFLLIFSANMDEFFEIRVAGLKGQIALDHEMIGPDGIPPKRALAEISEIAHRQIARQYAILNERILPELATHGIRIVRRTQWTHKQKLWVRRYFREEVAPLVTPIGLDPTHPFPLLVNKSLNFIVRLDGVDAFGRDSGLAIVPAPRVLPRLIRLPLEICEGGGDNYVLLSSIIHAHAEELFPGMAVLGCYQFRLTRNADLTLDPEDVEDLALALRGELYSRRFGDAVRLEVADNCPKELTDYLLKQFGLNESELYEVNGPVNLARLFRIANNVSYPKLQYPPFTPALPKVLQHAEDLFEVIGRQDVLLLHPYESFAPVVDLLRQASADPKVLAIKQTLYRTNANSEIVDALVDAARAGKEVTAVVELRARFDEESNLSLASRLQQAGAMVIYGVVGIKTHAKLMLVQRREGSELVRYAHLGTGNYHTGNARVYTDYSLLTSDEALCEDVHKLFSQLTGMGKVLHMKKLLHAPFTLKKTLLELIARESAHAAAGKPAQILIKVNALTEPKVIRALYKASIAGVQVDLIVRGICCLRPGVAGVSENIRVRSIIGRFLEHSRAYWFANDGEPQLYLSSADLMERNLDRRVETAFPVDGKKLQHRVRQALELYLTDNASASLLQPDGEYLRLSPAAGEPVRNVQAELMEKLCGAGASGTH, from the coding sequence ATGACCAGCCGCCTGATTCGCGAAACTTTGCCAACCGACGTCGCCGCCAACGATGCCGCGGCATCGGTGCCCGGCCCGGACCTCGGCGACGGCCGCCTGTACATCCACCGCGAGCTGTCGCAGCTCAAGTTCAACATCCGCGTGCTGGACCAGGCGCTGGACGAGCGCACGCCGCTGCTGGAACGGCTGAAGTTCCTGCTGATCTTCTCCGCGAACATGGACGAGTTCTTCGAGATCCGCGTGGCCGGGCTGAAAGGGCAGATCGCACTGGACCACGAGATGATCGGGCCGGACGGCATCCCGCCCAAACGCGCGCTGGCCGAGATCAGCGAGATCGCACACCGGCAGATCGCGCGGCAGTACGCGATCCTCAACGAGCGCATCCTGCCGGAACTGGCCACGCACGGTATCCGCATCGTGCGGCGCACGCAGTGGACGCACAAGCAGAAGCTGTGGGTGCGCCGCTATTTCCGCGAGGAGGTGGCGCCGCTGGTCACCCCGATCGGGCTGGACCCGACCCATCCGTTCCCGCTGCTGGTCAACAAAAGCCTCAACTTCATCGTGCGGCTGGATGGCGTGGACGCGTTTGGCCGCGATTCCGGCCTGGCCATCGTGCCGGCGCCGCGGGTGTTGCCGCGGCTGATCCGTCTGCCGCTGGAAATCTGCGAGGGCGGCGGCGACAACTACGTGCTGCTGTCCTCGATCATCCACGCCCATGCGGAGGAACTGTTCCCCGGCATGGCCGTGCTCGGCTGCTACCAGTTCCGGCTGACCCGCAACGCCGACCTCACGCTGGACCCGGAGGACGTCGAGGACCTGGCGCTGGCATTGCGCGGCGAGCTGTACTCGCGCCGCTTCGGCGACGCGGTGCGGCTGGAGGTGGCCGACAACTGCCCGAAGGAGCTGACCGACTACTTGCTCAAGCAGTTTGGCCTCAACGAGTCGGAACTGTACGAGGTGAACGGTCCGGTGAACCTGGCGCGGCTGTTCCGCATCGCCAATAACGTCAGCTACCCGAAGCTGCAATACCCGCCGTTCACGCCGGCGCTGCCGAAGGTGCTGCAGCACGCCGAGGACCTGTTCGAGGTGATCGGCAGGCAGGACGTGCTGCTGCTGCATCCGTACGAGTCGTTCGCGCCGGTGGTCGACCTGCTGCGCCAGGCTTCGGCGGACCCGAAGGTGCTGGCGATCAAGCAGACGCTGTACCGCACCAACGCGAACTCCGAGATCGTCGACGCGCTGGTCGACGCCGCCCGCGCCGGCAAGGAAGTGACCGCGGTGGTCGAGCTGCGCGCGCGCTTCGACGAGGAATCCAACCTCTCGCTCGCCTCGCGCCTGCAGCAGGCCGGCGCCATGGTGATCTACGGCGTGGTAGGCATCAAGACGCACGCCAAGCTGATGCTGGTCCAGCGCCGCGAGGGCAGCGAGCTGGTGCGCTACGCCCACCTCGGTACCGGCAACTACCATACCGGCAACGCCCGCGTGTACACCGACTACAGTCTGCTCACCTCCGACGAGGCGCTGTGCGAGGACGTGCACAAGCTGTTCAGCCAGCTCACCGGCATGGGCAAGGTGCTGCACATGAAGAAGCTGCTGCATGCGCCGTTCACGCTGAAGAAAACCCTGCTGGAACTGATCGCGCGCGAGAGCGCGCACGCAGCAGCGGGCAAGCCGGCGCAGATTCTCATCAAGGTCAATGCGCTGACCGAGCCGAAGGTCATCCGTGCGCTGTACAAGGCCAGCATCGCTGGCGTGCAGGTGGATCTGATCGTGCGCGGCATCTGCTGCCTGCGTCCCGGTGTGGCAGGCGTCTCCGAAAACATCCGGGTGCGTTCGATCATCGGTCGCTTCCTCGAACACAGCCGCGCCTACTGGTTCGCCAACGACGGCGAGCCGCAGCTATACCTGTCCAGCGCCGACCTGATGGAACGCAATCTCGACCGCCGCGTCGAGACCGCCTTCCCGGTCGATGGCAAGAAGCTGCAGCACCGGGTGCGGCAGGCACTGGAGCTGTACCTCACCGACAACGCCAGCGCCTCGCTGCTGCAGCCCGACGGTGAGTACCTGCGCCTCTCGCCTGCTGCCGGCGAACCCGTCCGCAACGTGCAGGCCGAGCTGATGGAGAAGCTGTGCGGGGCGGGGGCCAGCGGCACGCACTGA
- a CDS encoding MFS transporter — MQTRAETIPLSPAAPAPPTAAVPAAERTQFAVLGGISFAHMLNDMIQSLIVAIYPILKNDFQLSFAQVGLITLTFQLTASLLQPLVGMVTDRQPMPYSLPVGMGFTLCGLLLLATAPNFPVLLLAAALVGTGSSVFHPESSRVARMASGGRHGLAQSLFQVGGNTGSSLGPLLAAWIIVPHGRGSVAWFSLAALLAIVVLLQVGRWYSRHHAVRRKATAGRFEILALSRNRIVGALAVLGLLIFSKYFYLASLSSYYTFYLIHKFGVSVQSAQVHLFVFLFAVAAGSLIGGPVGDRIGRKWVIWVSILGVAPFTLLLPHVNLLWTGVLTVVIGLVLASAFSAILVYAQELIPGRVGMISGLFFGFAFGMGGIGAAVLGGLADTHGIEYVYQLCAYLPLMGLITVFLPDIEKRVRAA, encoded by the coding sequence ATGCAGACCCGCGCCGAGACCATTCCGCTATCCCCTGCCGCCCCCGCGCCACCGACGGCTGCCGTACCGGCCGCGGAGCGCACCCAGTTCGCGGTGCTCGGCGGGATCAGCTTCGCGCACATGCTCAACGACATGATCCAGTCGTTGATCGTGGCGATCTACCCGATCCTGAAGAACGACTTCCAGCTCAGCTTCGCCCAGGTCGGCCTGATCACACTGACCTTCCAGCTCACCGCCTCGCTGCTGCAGCCGCTGGTGGGCATGGTTACCGACCGCCAGCCGATGCCGTACTCGCTGCCGGTGGGCATGGGCTTCACCCTGTGCGGCCTGTTGCTGCTGGCGACGGCGCCGAACTTTCCGGTGCTGCTGCTTGCCGCGGCGCTGGTCGGCACCGGCTCGTCGGTGTTCCACCCCGAATCCTCGCGCGTGGCGCGGATGGCCTCGGGCGGGCGGCACGGCCTGGCGCAGTCGCTGTTCCAGGTCGGCGGCAACACCGGCTCGTCGCTGGGGCCGCTGCTGGCCGCGTGGATCATCGTGCCGCACGGGCGCGGCAGCGTGGCGTGGTTCTCGTTGGCGGCGCTGCTGGCGATCGTGGTGCTGCTGCAGGTGGGGCGCTGGTACAGCCGGCACCATGCGGTGCGCCGCAAGGCCACGGCGGGACGTTTCGAGATCCTCGCGCTGTCGCGCAACCGGATCGTCGGCGCACTGGCGGTGCTCGGGCTGCTGATCTTCTCCAAGTATTTCTACCTGGCCAGCCTCAGCAGTTATTACACCTTCTACCTGATCCACAAGTTCGGCGTGTCGGTGCAGAGCGCGCAGGTACACCTGTTCGTGTTCCTGTTCGCGGTGGCCGCCGGCTCGCTCATCGGCGGCCCGGTCGGTGACCGGATCGGACGCAAGTGGGTGATCTGGGTATCCATCCTCGGCGTGGCCCCGTTCACCCTGCTATTGCCCCACGTGAACCTGCTGTGGACCGGGGTGCTGACGGTGGTCATCGGCCTGGTGCTGGCCTCGGCATTCTCGGCGATCCTGGTCTACGCGCAGGAACTGATCCCCGGCCGCGTCGGCATGATCTCGGGCCTGTTCTTCGGCTTCGCCTTCGGCATGGGCGGCATCGGCGCCGCCGTGCTTGGCGGGCTGGCCGACACGCATGGCATCGAATACGTCTACCAGCTGTGCGCTTACCTGCCGTTGATGGGGTTGATCACGGTGTTTTTGCCGGATATCGAGAAGCGGGTTCGGGCTGCGTAG